In Rahnella variigena, one DNA window encodes the following:
- the pagP gene encoding lipid IV(A) palmitoyltransferase PagP, whose translation MKNIIFANIRAALACPIFMLSLLISLNVQAQDHPGNSTVENVSSQENNEGLWDSFTNNIAETWNTPQQQDLFLPVLTRHNRHTHSKKQIEGYNEHPWGGGYGISRYDEKGNWHGIYAMAFKDSFNKWEPVAGYAYEKIWQPLDDKEFRLGAGYITAVSARDNYDYIPFPMVLPLVSAGYSRLTFQTTYVPGNNSKGNVLFGWFRFQF comes from the coding sequence ATGAAAAATATCATTTTCGCGAATATTCGTGCAGCACTCGCTTGCCCAATTTTTATGCTTTCATTATTAATATCCCTTAACGTGCAGGCACAGGATCATCCTGGTAATTCAACGGTAGAGAATGTTTCCTCGCAGGAAAATAATGAAGGCTTATGGGATTCATTCACCAATAATATTGCTGAAACGTGGAATACACCGCAGCAGCAAGATCTCTTTCTTCCGGTATTAACTCGTCATAACCGGCATACACACAGCAAAAAACAAATCGAAGGATATAACGAACATCCGTGGGGCGGAGGTTACGGTATTTCGCGTTATGATGAGAAAGGAAACTGGCACGGCATTTATGCGATGGCCTTTAAAGATTCCTTTAATAAATGGGAGCCTGTTGCCGGTTACGCTTATGAAAAGATATGGCAGCCGCTTGATGATAAAGAATTCCGCTTAGGGGCAGGGTACATTACTGCCGTTTCAGCCCGTGACAATTATGATTACATTCCTTTTCCCATGGTGCTGCCGCTGGTATCAGCAGGCTATTCAAGGCTGACGTTCCAGACAACCTACGTGCCGGGAAACAACAGCAAAGGGAACGTCCTGTTCGGCTGGTTCCGTTTTCAGTTTTAA
- the pagP gene encoding lipid IV(A) palmitoyltransferase PagP, protein MMIKKVIGCAGMTLTLGMSSSVWANNSGINPVSDPDTIQYKSLAANVWSDFTDKVSTTWNDSDSQDLYLPVITWHNRLTYDKEKTDRYNERPWGGGYGISRYDEKGNWNGIYFMAFKDSHNKWEPIGGYGWEKIWTPAEDKKFRLGLGYTAAVTARDDYNYIPIPIVLPLASIGYNKLTFQATYIPGTYNNGNVFFAWLRYQF, encoded by the coding sequence ATGATGATTAAGAAAGTAATCGGTTGTGCAGGTATGACACTAACGCTGGGTATGAGCTCATCCGTGTGGGCAAATAACAGCGGCATTAATCCGGTCAGCGATCCGGATACCATCCAGTATAAATCGCTGGCTGCGAACGTGTGGTCAGACTTTACGGATAAAGTCTCAACGACATGGAATGATTCTGATTCACAGGATCTGTATCTGCCGGTCATCACCTGGCATAACCGTCTGACATACGATAAAGAGAAAACCGATCGTTATAATGAACGTCCGTGGGGCGGGGGTTATGGTATTTCCCGCTACGATGAAAAAGGTAACTGGAACGGCATTTATTTTATGGCGTTTAAAGATTCCCATAATAAATGGGAACCGATCGGCGGTTATGGCTGGGAAAAAATATGGACACCTGCAGAAGATAAAAAATTTCGGTTAGGTTTAGGTTATACCGCGGCGGTGACGGCGCGTGACGACTATAACTATATTCCTATTCCGATCGTGTTACCGCTGGCTTCCATCGGCTATAACAAACTGACCTTTCAGGCGACGTATATTCCGGGAACCTACAATAACGGCAACGTTTTCTTTGCCTGGCTGCGGTATCAGTTCTGA
- the tadA gene encoding tRNA adenosine(34) deaminase TadA — protein sequence MTEVEVAVTELAEINDDERWMQYAMTLALKAQEEGEVPVGAVLVLDNQVIGEGWNRSIGHHDPTAHAEIMALRQGGSAVQNYRLLDAILYVTLEPCVMCAGAMVHSRIRRVVYGAADAKTGAAGSLMDVLRHPGMNHQVEITAGVLADACSEQLSAFFRFRRSQKKALRLAERAAQAGDITSDNPKE from the coding sequence ATGACTGAGGTTGAAGTGGCAGTGACAGAATTAGCAGAAATAAATGACGATGAACGCTGGATGCAATACGCAATGACTCTGGCGCTGAAGGCGCAGGAGGAGGGCGAAGTGCCGGTGGGCGCGGTGCTGGTTTTGGACAATCAGGTGATTGGCGAAGGCTGGAACCGTTCTATCGGACATCATGATCCGACGGCGCACGCGGAAATCATGGCGTTACGTCAGGGCGGCAGCGCGGTGCAAAACTACCGCCTGCTGGATGCCATACTGTATGTCACTCTTGAGCCTTGCGTGATGTGCGCCGGCGCGATGGTCCACAGCCGGATCCGTCGGGTGGTGTATGGCGCAGCCGATGCCAAAACCGGTGCAGCGGGTTCCCTGATGGATGTTCTGCGCCATCCCGGCATGAATCATCAGGTAGAAATTACGGCGGGCGTTCTGGCTGATGCCTGTTCTGAACAGCTGAGTGCGTTCTTTCGTTTTCGCCGCAGCCAGAAAAAAGCGCTGCGGCTGGCAGAGCGCGCAGCTCAGGCCGGTGACATCACTTCTGATAATCCCAAAGAATAA
- the yiaY gene encoding L-threonine dehydrogenase has protein sequence MATATFFIPSVNVIGSGALNDAATAIAQHGFRHALIVTDKVLFDIGVVKQVQELLAKSDVQSSVYHGTNPNPTTRNVREGLEILKKNACDCVISLGGGSPHDCAKGIALLATNGGDINDYEGVDRSAKPQLPLISINTTAGTASEMTRFCIITDEERHIKMAIVDKNVTPLMSVNDPHLMVGMPKGLTAATGMDALTHAIEAYVSSAANPITDACALKAITMITDSLRTAVKDGKNMQAREDMAYAQFLAGMAFNNASLGYVHAMAHQLGGFYNLPHGVCNAVLLPFVQEYNARVASPRLKDVAAAMHIDVSAMSDAEGAKACIDAIRQLARDVDIPAGLRDLNVKEEDFNTLATNALKDACALTNPIQGTHADVVGIFKAAF, from the coding sequence ATGGCTACTGCAACTTTCTTTATCCCGTCCGTTAACGTGATTGGTTCTGGCGCGCTTAATGATGCGGCTACCGCTATCGCGCAGCATGGTTTCCGCCACGCCCTGATCGTCACGGATAAAGTGTTATTCGATATCGGCGTGGTTAAACAGGTTCAGGAATTACTGGCAAAAAGCGACGTGCAAAGCAGCGTTTATCATGGAACAAACCCTAACCCAACCACCCGCAATGTGCGTGAAGGGCTGGAGATCCTGAAAAAAAATGCCTGCGATTGCGTCATTTCACTTGGCGGCGGTTCACCGCATGACTGCGCCAAAGGTATCGCGCTGCTGGCCACTAATGGCGGCGACATCAATGATTACGAAGGCGTTGACCGTTCTGCTAAACCCCAGTTGCCGCTGATTTCTATCAATACTACTGCCGGTACGGCTTCAGAAATGACGCGTTTTTGCATCATTACCGATGAAGAACGCCACATCAAAATGGCTATCGTGGATAAAAACGTCACGCCGCTGATGTCAGTCAATGACCCGCATCTGATGGTCGGCATGCCAAAAGGGCTGACTGCTGCCACCGGGATGGATGCACTGACCCACGCGATCGAAGCCTATGTATCCAGCGCGGCAAACCCGATAACGGATGCCTGTGCGCTGAAAGCGATTACCATGATTACCGACTCACTGCGCACCGCGGTGAAAGACGGTAAAAATATGCAGGCTCGCGAAGACATGGCTTACGCACAGTTTCTCGCCGGGATGGCATTTAACAATGCGTCGCTCGGTTATGTACACGCCATGGCGCACCAGTTAGGCGGGTTCTATAACCTGCCGCACGGTGTCTGTAATGCCGTCCTGCTGCCGTTTGTGCAGGAATACAACGCCCGCGTTGCCAGCCCGCGTCTGAAAGACGTTGCTGCCGCGATGCACATTGATGTTTCAGCGATGAGTGATGCAGAAGGTGCAAAAGCCTGTATCGATGCTATCCGTCAGCTGGCGCGTGATGTCGATATTCCTGCCGGATTACGCGACCTGAACGTGAAAGAAGAAGATTTTAATACGCTGGCGACCAATGCCCTGAAAGATGCCTGCGCACTGACTAACCCGATTCAGGGTACGCATGCCGATGTGGTCGGGATTTTCAAAGCCGCGTTCTGA
- the purL gene encoding phosphoribosylformylglycinamidine synthase — protein MEILRGSPALSAFRINKLLSRCQEAHLPVSDIYAEYVHFADVSAPLNSDEQTKLQRLLKYGPSLAEHAPSGRLLLVTPRPGTISPWSSKATDIAHNCGLSQVLRLERGLAFYVQAPQLTEAQWNELGALLHDRMMETVFARLEDASALFAQHQPAPVQHVDILGVGRGALEAANTKLGLALAQDEIDYLMEAFTSLGRNPTDIELYMFAQANSEHCRHKIFNADWIIDGETQPKSLFKMIKNTFEQTPDHVLSAYKDNAAVMEGSQVGRFYADAKDGLYDFHQEQAHILMKVETHNHPTAISPWPGAATGSGGEIRDEGATGRGAKPKAGLVGFSVSNLRIPGFEQPWEEDFGKPDRIVTALDIMTDGPLGGAAFNNEFGRPALLGYFRTYEENVNSHNGPELRGYHKPIMLAGGIGNIRADHVQKGEITVGAKLIVLGGPAMNIGLGGGAASSMASGQSDADLDFASVQRDNPEMERRCQEVIDRCWQLGEANPILFIHDVGAGGLSNAMPELVSDGNRGGRFQLRDILNDEPGMSPLEVWCNESQERYVLAVSPAQLEQFDAICQRERAPYAVIGEATEEMHLSLEDSHFDNQPIDMPLDVLLGKTPKMTRDVTTLKAKGDDLNAENIQIAEAVKRVLHLPAVAEKTFLITIGDRTVTGMVARDQMVGPWQIPVADCAVTTASLDSYHGEAMSLGERAPIALLDFAASGRMAVGEALTNIAAVEIGSLKRVKLSANWMSAAGHPGEDAGLYAAVKAVGEELCPALGITIPVGKDSMSMKTRWQEGNEQREMTSPLSLVITAFARVEDVRHTVTPQLRTDKGDTALLLVDLGAGHNALGATALAQVYRQLGNTPADVRSAEQLGGFFNAMQVLVSEQKLLAYHDRSDGGLLVTLAEMAFAGHCGLTADIAALGTDSLAALFNEELGAVIQVRTSDREAVEKTLADFGLADCTHYLGSVETGDRFIISSGDKPVYSESRTTLRTWWAETTWQMQRLRDNPECADQEHQAKTNDLDPGLNVKLNFVPDEDVAAPYIAKGARPKVAVLREQGVNSHVEMAAAFHRAGFDAVDVHMSDLLAGRRDLQDFHTLVACGGFSYGDVLGAGEGWAKSVLFNDRVREEFEEFFHRPQTLALGVCNGCQMMSNLKELIPGAEHWPRFVRNLSDRFEARFSLVEVTASPSMFMQGMAGSRMPIAVSHGEGHVEVRDAAHLAQIEHSNLVALRFVDNNGQATEAYPANPNGSPNGITAVTNLSGRVTVMMPHPERVFRTVSNSWHPEEWGEDSPWMRMFRNARKQLG, from the coding sequence ATGGAAATACTGCGTGGTTCGCCCGCTTTGTCGGCTTTTCGCATTAACAAATTGTTGTCTCGTTGTCAGGAAGCACATCTTCCGGTCAGCGATATCTACGCCGAATATGTACACTTTGCCGACGTCAGCGCACCGCTGAATTCGGACGAACAAACTAAGTTACAACGCCTCCTGAAATACGGTCCTTCTCTCGCTGAACACGCTCCTTCTGGTCGTTTATTGCTGGTCACCCCGCGTCCGGGCACCATTTCTCCCTGGTCTTCCAAAGCTACCGACATCGCCCACAATTGCGGTTTGTCACAGGTTCTGCGCCTTGAGCGTGGTCTGGCATTTTATGTTCAGGCACCGCAACTGACCGAAGCGCAGTGGAACGAACTGGGCGCATTGCTGCATGACCGCATGATGGAAACCGTCTTTGCACGTCTGGAAGATGCTAGCGCGCTGTTCGCGCAGCATCAGCCAGCCCCGGTGCAACATGTGGATATCCTCGGCGTTGGCCGTGGGGCACTCGAAGCCGCCAACACCAAATTAGGTCTGGCGCTGGCGCAGGATGAAATTGATTACCTGATGGAAGCCTTTACGTCGTTGGGGCGCAACCCGACAGACATCGAACTGTATATGTTCGCACAGGCCAACTCAGAACACTGCCGCCACAAAATCTTCAACGCAGACTGGATTATCGACGGCGAAACCCAGCCGAAATCCCTGTTCAAGATGATTAAAAACACCTTTGAACAGACCCCTGACCACGTGCTGTCCGCGTATAAAGATAACGCCGCCGTGATGGAAGGTTCGCAGGTCGGCCGTTTCTACGCCGATGCGAAAGACGGTCTGTACGATTTCCATCAGGAGCAGGCGCATATCCTGATGAAGGTAGAAACCCATAACCACCCGACGGCGATCTCTCCATGGCCGGGTGCGGCAACCGGTTCAGGCGGTGAAATCCGTGACGAAGGTGCAACGGGGCGCGGCGCAAAACCGAAAGCCGGTCTGGTTGGTTTCTCTGTTTCCAACCTGCGCATTCCTGGCTTTGAACAGCCGTGGGAAGAAGATTTCGGTAAGCCGGATCGTATCGTTACTGCGCTGGATATCATGACCGACGGCCCGCTGGGCGGCGCAGCGTTTAACAACGAATTTGGTCGTCCGGCGCTGCTGGGCTACTTCCGTACTTACGAAGAAAACGTCAACAGCCACAACGGCCCTGAGCTGCGCGGTTACCACAAACCGATCATGCTGGCCGGTGGTATTGGCAACATCCGCGCGGATCACGTGCAGAAAGGTGAAATCACCGTTGGCGCAAAACTGATTGTGCTGGGTGGTCCGGCGATGAATATCGGTCTGGGCGGCGGTGCGGCGTCTTCCATGGCATCGGGTCAGTCTGACGCGGATCTCGATTTTGCTTCCGTACAGCGCGATAACCCGGAAATGGAACGCCGTTGTCAGGAAGTGATCGACCGTTGCTGGCAGCTGGGCGAAGCCAACCCGATCCTGTTTATCCATGACGTCGGTGCCGGCGGTTTATCCAACGCCATGCCGGAACTGGTCAGCGATGGCAACCGTGGCGGGCGTTTCCAGCTGCGCGACATCCTGAACGACGAACCGGGTATGAGCCCGCTGGAAGTCTGGTGTAACGAATCGCAGGAACGTTATGTACTGGCAGTTTCTCCGGCTCAGCTGGAACAGTTTGATGCTATCTGCCAGCGTGAGCGCGCACCTTATGCCGTGATTGGTGAAGCGACTGAAGAAATGCATCTTTCTCTGGAAGATAGCCATTTCGACAACCAGCCAATTGATATGCCGCTGGACGTTCTGCTGGGTAAAACCCCGAAAATGACCCGCGATGTCACCACGCTGAAGGCGAAAGGCGACGACCTGAATGCGGAAAACATTCAGATTGCAGAAGCGGTAAAACGCGTTCTGCATCTGCCCGCTGTGGCAGAGAAAACCTTCCTGATCACCATCGGCGACCGCACCGTCACCGGCATGGTGGCGCGTGACCAGATGGTTGGTCCGTGGCAGATCCCGGTCGCTGACTGTGCGGTCACCACCGCCAGCCTCGATAGCTATCACGGCGAAGCGATGTCACTGGGCGAACGTGCGCCAATTGCCTTGCTGGATTTCGCCGCTTCTGGCCGCATGGCCGTTGGCGAAGCGCTGACTAACATTGCCGCCGTCGAAATCGGCAGCCTGAAACGCGTTAAGCTTTCTGCTAACTGGATGTCTGCGGCCGGTCACCCGGGCGAAGATGCGGGTCTGTACGCCGCAGTAAAAGCGGTGGGTGAAGAACTTTGTCCGGCGCTGGGTATCACCATTCCGGTGGGCAAAGATTCAATGTCGATGAAAACCCGCTGGCAGGAAGGTAATGAACAACGCGAGATGACGTCACCGCTGTCACTGGTGATCACCGCGTTTGCCCGCGTCGAAGACGTGCGCCACACCGTGACGCCGCAACTGCGTACCGATAAAGGTGACACTGCGTTGCTGCTGGTCGATTTAGGTGCCGGTCATAACGCACTGGGCGCGACGGCGCTGGCACAGGTTTACCGTCAGCTCGGCAATACGCCAGCGGATGTGCGCAGTGCAGAGCAACTGGGTGGTTTCTTCAACGCCATGCAGGTGCTGGTGTCTGAGCAGAAATTACTGGCTTATCACGACCGTTCCGACGGTGGTCTGCTGGTGACGTTGGCTGAAATGGCCTTCGCGGGACATTGCGGTCTGACCGCAGATATCGCGGCGCTGGGCACTGATTCGCTGGCGGCATTGTTTAACGAAGAACTGGGCGCGGTGATCCAGGTGCGTACGTCTGACCGTGAAGCGGTTGAGAAAACGCTGGCTGATTTTGGTCTGGCAGACTGCACGCATTACCTCGGCAGCGTCGAAACCGGTGACCGCTTCATCATTTCTTCGGGTGACAAGCCGGTGTACAGCGAAAGCCGCACCACGCTGCGTACCTGGTGGGCTGAAACGACCTGGCAGATGCAGCGTTTGCGCGACAACCCTGAATGTGCCGATCAGGAACATCAGGCGAAAACCAACGATCTGGATCCGGGCCTGAACGTCAAACTGAACTTTGTCCCTGACGAAGACGTGGCTGCACCTTACATCGCGAAGGGCGCGCGTCCGAAAGTTGCCGTGCTGCGCGAGCAGGGCGTGAACTCCCACGTTGAAATGGCAGCTGCCTTCCATCGTGCCGGTTTCGATGCGGTTGATGTCCACATGAGTGATTTGCTGGCGGGTCGCCGTGATTTGCAGGATTTCCATACGCTGGTGGCGTGCGGCGGATTCTCATACGGTGATGTGCTGGGCGCGGGTGAAGGCTGGGCGAAGTCAGTGCTGTTCAACGACCGCGTGCGTGAAGAGTTCGAAGAATTCTTCCACCGCCCGCAAACGCTGGCGCTGGGTGTATGTAACGGCTGTCAGATGATGTCGAACCTGAAAGAGCTGATCCCGGGCGCAGAACATTGGCCACGCTTCGTGCGCAACCTGTCTGACCGCTTTGAAGCGCGTTTCAGCCTGGTTGAAGTGACTGCCAGCCCGTCGATGTTCATGCAGGGGATGGCCGGTTCACGTATGCCAATCGCTGTTTCCCACGGCGAAGGCCATGTGGAAGTGCGTGACGCTGCGCATCTGGCACAAATCGAGCACAGCAATCTGGTGGCGCTGCGCTTTGTGGATAATAACGGTCAGGCAACCGAAGCGTATCCTGCGAACCCGAACGGTTCCCCGAACGGGATCACCGCGGTGACCAACCTGTCAGGTCGCGTTACTGTGATGATGCCGCACCCTGAGCGTGTTTTCCGTACCGTCAGTAACTCCTGGCATCCGGAAGAGTGGGGTGAAGACAGCCCGTGGATGCGCATGTTCCGTAATGCGCGTAAACAGCTTGGCTGA
- the yfhb gene encoding phosphatidylglycerophosphatase C has protein sequence MSTKPDRRVVFFDLDGTLHQQDMFGTFLRFLLKKMPQNLVLVVPLLPLIGAGLFFQGRATRWPMSLLLWAITFGHSEARLKALELQFVTAFREKVVEFPVVQRRLREYLDSDDTEVWLITGSPENLVQQVYNASLFLPQVRLVGSRIARGKGGWVLPLRCLGEEKVVQLESRIGSPLKLYSGYSDSKQDNPLLFFCEHRFRVSKQGELQQLE, from the coding sequence TTGAGTACGAAGCCTGATCGACGGGTGGTCTTTTTTGACCTGGATGGAACGCTGCATCAGCAGGATATGTTCGGAACCTTCCTGCGTTTTTTGCTAAAAAAAATGCCGCAGAACCTGGTTCTGGTGGTGCCTTTATTGCCGCTGATTGGAGCAGGACTATTCTTTCAGGGGCGCGCAACACGCTGGCCGATGAGTCTGTTGCTGTGGGCTATTACCTTTGGTCACAGTGAGGCACGACTGAAAGCGCTGGAACTGCAATTCGTGACTGCGTTTCGCGAAAAAGTGGTGGAGTTTCCGGTGGTACAACGCCGGTTGCGCGAATATCTGGACAGCGACGATACCGAAGTGTGGCTGATCACCGGTTCTCCTGAGAACCTGGTGCAGCAGGTTTATAACGCATCGCTGTTTTTACCGCAGGTACGTCTGGTGGGCAGCCGTATCGCCCGGGGTAAAGGCGGGTGGGTGCTGCCTCTGCGCTGTCTCGGGGAAGAAAAAGTCGTACAGCTCGAAAGCCGGATTGGCTCACCGCTTAAACTTTACAGTGGTTACAGCGACAGCAAGCAGGATAACCCGCTGTTGTTCTTTTGCGAGCACCGTTTTCGTGTCAGCAAGCAGGGCGAATTGCAGCAACTGGAATAA
- the mltF gene encoding membrane-bound lytic murein transglycosylase MltF, which translates to MTRLKINYVLMGIAALLLALALWPAVPWHRGEGDQLDQIKSRGELRVSTLNSPLTFMDSPEGNLGFDYELAKRFADYLGVKLVISQHTTIESMFDDLDHGKTDMLASGLVYNNERLKNYRAGPEYYSVSQQLVYRQGAVRPKSFADIKGSLVVSAGSAHIATLEAASQKYPDLNWTTTDKLSPRDLLQQVENGKLDYTLGDSVTIALMQRVYPRLAVAFDATDDEPVTWYYRKQPDDDSLAAAMLDFFSQISEDGTLEKLEEKYLGHVGDFDYVDTRTFLNAIDTTLPDLQPLFEKYAQNIDWRLLAAIAYQESHWDPLAKSPTGVRGVMMLTRATAGGLNVDDRTDAEQSIRGGAQYLSHLMDKMPESIPQDERIWFALAAYNMGYGHMLDARKLTAQQKGNPDSWADVKQRLPMLNQKRFFSRTTYGYARGTQAYNYVENIRRYQLSLVGYLMEKEKQQAQKAALQAQLGQGYPVVDAQEALGK; encoded by the coding sequence TTGACGCGACTAAAAATTAATTATGTTCTGATGGGGATCGCCGCCCTGTTACTGGCACTGGCTTTGTGGCCTGCCGTGCCGTGGCACAGGGGTGAAGGTGACCAGCTGGATCAGATAAAATCCCGTGGAGAATTGCGCGTCAGCACGCTCAATTCTCCACTGACTTTTATGGACTCCCCTGAAGGCAATCTGGGCTTCGATTATGAACTGGCTAAACGCTTCGCAGATTATCTGGGCGTGAAGCTGGTGATTTCTCAGCACACCACCATCGAGAGCATGTTCGACGATCTTGATCATGGTAAAACCGACATGCTGGCTTCCGGGCTGGTGTACAACAATGAGCGCCTGAAAAACTACCGCGCCGGTCCGGAATACTATTCCGTATCGCAGCAGCTGGTTTACCGGCAGGGTGCCGTGCGCCCGAAAAGTTTCGCCGACATCAAAGGCTCGCTGGTAGTGTCTGCCGGCAGTGCGCATATCGCCACGCTGGAAGCTGCCAGCCAAAAATATCCAGACCTCAACTGGACCACCACCGATAAATTGTCCCCCCGCGACCTGTTGCAACAGGTTGAAAACGGCAAACTCGATTATACGCTGGGGGATTCGGTCACTATCGCCCTGATGCAGCGTGTCTATCCGCGCCTTGCGGTGGCCTTTGATGCCACAGACGACGAACCGGTCACCTGGTATTACCGCAAACAACCTGATGACGACAGCCTTGCTGCCGCTATGCTGGATTTCTTCAGTCAGATTTCAGAGGACGGTACGCTGGAAAAACTGGAGGAAAAATACCTCGGGCACGTAGGTGATTTCGATTATGTCGATACCCGTACTTTCCTGAACGCCATCGACACAACGCTGCCGGATTTGCAGCCGCTGTTTGAAAAATATGCTCAGAACATCGACTGGCGTTTGCTGGCCGCTATCGCCTATCAGGAATCTCACTGGGATCCGCTGGCGAAATCACCGACCGGTGTGCGTGGCGTAATGATGCTGACCCGCGCGACGGCTGGCGGGCTAAATGTCGATGACCGGACAGATGCCGAACAAAGTATCCGGGGCGGTGCGCAATATCTGTCGCATCTGATGGATAAAATGCCGGAATCTATTCCGCAGGATGAACGGATCTGGTTTGCACTGGCGGCCTATAACATGGGTTACGGCCATATGCTGGACGCCCGCAAGCTGACCGCACAGCAAAAGGGGAATCCGGACAGCTGGGCGGATGTGAAGCAGAGGCTGCCGATGCTCAATCAGAAACGTTTCTTCAGCCGGACGACTTACGGTTATGCCCGCGGCACGCAGGCGTATAATTACGTGGAGAATATCCGCCGCTATCAGCTCAGTCTGGTGGGATATCTGATGGAAAAAGAGAAACAGCAGGCCCAGAAAGCGGCGCTACAGGCTCAGCTGGGTCAGGGCTATCCGGTGGTGGATGCACAGGAAGCGCTGGGGAAATAA
- the agp gene encoding bifunctional glucose-1-phosphatase/inositol phosphatase, with amino-acid sequence MKKASRYLALSALACVLPLSLPAAQAAQSDNLQLQQVLVLSRHGIRAPLVNYGDVLAESTTHTWPVWKTEGGLLTPKGGQNSEHMGQYFRAWLAKDKLLPATGCPESAQVFTYANSLPRTIDTAKHFSTGAFPGCDVSVINRVEIGKMDPVFNPIITADVNDTFKTNALNSVNQHAGDGGMAGLNQRLKPNYQLLESILDYKNSKICKEKQQCDLASQPSEVVLTQGKEPGITGPLRMATGAADAFMLQYYEGYPMKDVAWGKITTPEQWKKLEDIKNLYHETLFGSPAIAANAAKPLLTFISGVLDPKLATTADQKAAQQAKLAVLVGHDSNIASLLAALKTQDYQLPGQYERTPINGTVVFQRWHDKKTDKDLMKIEYVYPTARQLRNNVALSLKNPPERVTLQIEGCTVDKQGFCPMEQFNQAVQKDLQG; translated from the coding sequence GTGAAAAAAGCATCCCGTTATCTTGCGTTATCTGCACTTGCCTGCGTTTTGCCACTCTCGCTTCCTGCCGCTCAGGCGGCTCAGTCTGATAATTTACAACTCCAGCAAGTCCTGGTGCTCAGCCGTCACGGTATCCGTGCGCCGCTGGTCAATTACGGTGACGTGCTCGCCGAATCCACGACGCACACCTGGCCGGTGTGGAAAACTGAAGGTGGGTTGCTGACGCCGAAAGGTGGTCAGAATTCTGAACATATGGGCCAGTACTTCCGCGCATGGCTGGCAAAAGATAAATTGCTGCCTGCAACCGGCTGCCCGGAAAGTGCGCAGGTCTTTACTTATGCCAACAGCTTGCCGCGCACCATTGATACCGCAAAACATTTCTCCACCGGTGCTTTCCCGGGCTGCGACGTTTCAGTTATTAATCGCGTAGAAATCGGCAAAATGGATCCGGTGTTCAATCCGATTATCACCGCTGATGTGAACGATACTTTCAAAACCAACGCGCTGAATTCGGTTAACCAGCATGCCGGGGATGGCGGTATGGCAGGGCTGAATCAGCGCCTCAAGCCGAACTACCAGCTGCTGGAAAGTATCCTCGATTATAAAAACAGTAAAATCTGCAAAGAAAAACAGCAGTGCGATCTGGCTTCGCAGCCATCAGAAGTCGTGCTGACGCAGGGTAAAGAACCGGGTATTACGGGGCCGCTGCGTATGGCGACCGGTGCGGCGGATGCGTTTATGCTGCAATACTACGAAGGTTACCCGATGAAAGACGTGGCGTGGGGGAAAATAACGACGCCGGAGCAGTGGAAGAAACTGGAGGATATCAAAAATCTTTATCACGAAACGCTGTTCGGCTCGCCGGCGATTGCTGCCAACGCGGCTAAACCGTTGCTGACCTTTATTTCCGGTGTGCTGGATCCGAAACTGGCAACGACCGCCGATCAGAAAGCGGCGCAGCAGGCAAAACTGGCGGTGCTGGTCGGGCATGATTCCAATATCGCGTCACTGCTTGCGGCACTGAAAACCCAGGATTACCAGCTGCCGGGTCAGTACGAACGTACGCCAATCAACGGGACAGTAGTCTTCCAGCGCTGGCACGATAAAAAGACCGATAAAGACCTGATGAAAATCGAGTATGTATATCCGACCGCCCGTCAGCTGCGCAACAATGTAGCGCTGAGCCTGAAAAATCCACCTGAACGCGTCACGCTGCAAATCGAAGGTTGTACCGTTGATAAGCAAGGTTTCTGCCCGATGGAGCAATTTAATCAGGCCGTGCAAAAGGATTTACAGGGCTGA